TCTACTATATTTAATTGAAGATCTATATTTATATAAAAGTGGAAGATCAAAAACTTTCTTAATACATGATATTAATAGTCTCTTAATATCCTTATTTAACACCAAATAGCCCTTTTTAAAAAGCCAATTATTGATTTTAATATTATATATACACCTCTGAAATCCATGATCTGAGAGTATTATTATTGAAAATCCTTTTTCTCTTCCTTTTTTAATGAGAACAGATAAATCTTTATCTAAATTTGCATAAAATTTAGCGACCTTGTCGAAATCCTCCACAGTATGTTGAGGGTCTGAAGGGTCGATACAGTGCCAGAGATAATGCTGGACGACATCAGTCTCCTGAATATGAACCATAAAGACATCCCATGGTTCCTTCTCCAAGAGATATCGGGCGAGCCGAGTCTTTTGCGACATCGTCTTCATCCATCGGGATACCATATCCTCGATCTTCATTCCCATTTCACTGGCGCCTATACCACTCTGCATGACCTCGAAATCTGGTATCTTTTCAAATAGTTCACTCTTAAATTCTTCCGGGAAGGTGAATTCCGTCTTTGAGGATGGAACAGGAAATCCTGATACAAGAATGCCATTGATTGGAAAGGGGGGATAGGTTAAAGGAAGATTCAAAATACAAACTCTTTTTTTGTGTTCAGACAATATATCCCAAATACGCTTTACAGAAAGATTCGTTGAAAAAAGAATATTGCTTTGAAATCTTCCATCTTTCATTTGAAGTTCTTTGAACCCCAAAACATGATGGTCCTCGGGCGATAATCCTGTTTGAAAACTTGTCCAAGCGGAAGGAGTTATGGGAGGTTCGGTGGAGGTCAACACTTGAGCA
This region of Desulforhabdus amnigena genomic DNA includes:
- a CDS encoding alkaline phosphatase family protein — its product is MAKKTMVIGLDGASWTILNTMIAHGHMPTLQAEIENGRAQVLTSTEPPITPSAWTSFQTGLSPEDHHVLGFKELQMKDGRFQSNILFSTNLSVKRIWDILSEHKKRVCILNLPLTYPPFPINGILVSGFPVPSSKTEFTFPEEFKSELFEKIPDFEVMQSGIGASEMGMKIEDMVSRWMKTMSQKTRLARYLLEKEPWDVFMVHIQETDVVQHYLWHCIDPSDPQHTVEDFDKVAKFYANLDKDLSVLIKKGREKGFSIIILSDHGFQRCIYNIKINNWLFKKGYLVLNKDIKRLLISCIKKVFDLPLLYKYRSSIKYSRKSENATNQFLNSVINYEKSTVFVETNATNIAFAHFINNSEEVVKKVLGEIELILDPEGQRIVNEISKVEGRGNAVYKIVFSNGIKAIGTIPSGKSFIEPPIVLKQQVGMHHKDGIIIMDKSLDDFEMPANIFSVPNTIMDLQDIAFDPMPKKECSDLFSAANFTPQPEKAESEKSEIEDQLKSLGYL